A window of Punica granatum isolate Tunisia-2019 chromosome 8, ASM765513v2, whole genome shotgun sequence genomic DNA:
ATAGGTATGAATTGAGAAACGGATATGAGCTCAAGAACACGacatttatatagatattataattattagaaGCCAAACTGGAAAGTCACGCACTGTGGATATAAGTATGAAGCTAATCCGCCTTTTTGTTACCATCGGCTATCTTGCTAAAAGAAGCTTTGATGTTCTCCCACTTCTCCTTGCACTCGGCTGCACTGAGATTGTGTCCTAGACACGTCATTTTAGCGGCTATCACCTCCCAAAGCCCATCACTCGAGTATCCACACTCTTGAAAGCTCGGGTCTAAGCTCGTCCTCAGCTGTATGAGGCTCCATGTCTCGGACTCGTTCATGTTACTTTCAACCTGATTCTGATCCCTCCCAGGTAGTAGCTGTGCCTTGGAAAGCGAAAGGTTCACGCTGATCAGTTGCTCATTCCCAGCAGTGAATTTCTTCAAGGCCTCCATCAGAGCGGCATCTCTGGCCTCGATCCATGCCCTCTCCTTTGCCCAAAGTTCGTGTTCCCGATCGAACCGGGCTGTCTCTTGCTTCCGCCACTCTATCTCTCTCCACGCCCTCTCTTGCTCCCTTTGTTCGATGGTCTTCAACATGTTGTCCATCCAAGCCTCTTGTCTCTCCATTAGCTTCCTCATCTGTGAATCTATGAAGGCCTTCACTTTCTCCTTCCACCCTAACCTTCTACCGCTCTCATTAGCTTGGCCCTCTTCATCAATGTGGAgtaatttcttcttctccttgtcCATCGATTGACTCATTGCAAAGGCCATGGCCGATAAGTCATGATACTCCTCATTGTTCTCTGAAGACGAGGTCTCTAAGTCGTGGGAGGAGTTGGAGATTGAGAAACTAAGGCTCTCAGAAAGCTTATTTTGGTCTTGCCAATTATAGTTATTATTAGCTTCTCGTAATCGGTTACTAGCAGATGACGCTGATTCTCCGTATATGGCTTCAAGTTGACGAAAGAACCGATAATTCTTGCCATCTTGCCTCCCAGTTTTTCCCTCCTTCGTTTTCTTGTAATACTTGTACAAGTTTTCGAACTTCTCCCTGCATTTCTTCCCGCTTCTGTGGTACCCATGTTCCTCTGACATTATCCTGCGTATAGAAAAAATTGGCTTCCTAgataccccaaaaaaaaaaaagaaagataatatatataataggcAAATTATCAACGTATACGGTTATCATCTATAACTCAGTCAGTGACAATGTGTATACC
This region includes:
- the LOC116186947 gene encoding trihelix transcription factor PTL-like; its protein translation is MDDDQYGLPDLRRLMPPGTHFPAISHPLEPFSLHRNLHLGTALPPPPSSHFGPSIHHHHVVPNINTQYNPPQGISFATGTDPSPSSAPMNSGAAMSPLCGMEPECGERLMDSGSSSSRWPRQETLTLLEIRSSLDSKFKEANHKGPLWDEVSRIMSEEHGYHRSGKKCREKFENLYKYYKKTKEGKTGRQDGKNYRFFRQLEAIYGESASSASNRLREANNNYNWQDQNKLSESLSFSISNSSHDLETSSSENNEEYHDLSAMAFAMSQSMDKEKKKLLHIDEEGQANESGRRLGWKEKVKAFIDSQMRKLMERQEAWMDNMLKTIEQREQERAWREIEWRKQETARFDREHELWAKERAWIEARDAALMEALKKFTAGNEQLISVNLSLSKAQLLPGRDQNQVESNMNESETWSLIQLRTSLDPSFQECGYSSDGLWEVIAAKMTCLGHNLSAAECKEKWENIKASFSKIADGNKKAD